The following coding sequences are from one Sphingomonadaceae bacterium OTU29LAMAA1 window:
- a CDS encoding type I secretion system permease/ATPase: MTAHLTAVPSIDGWLDLFGRVAGHYRLPVSQQRARLAAQWDLGSDDEARIRTLARATGLSVQFAPADGMRVTSWRLPVIARLADGEIALIEGIDADGHARMILPGDRGGQTRLPLTQLTDAATGFVIPRPSRSTPDARIDTYIRPFQDHWLRDILMADARSYGHVMVASVVTNVLGLAGVLFSMQVYDRVVPAGSIPTLTILFVGVLIAIGFDFLLRRLRTNIVDVLGKRADLRISDRVFGHALRVRNRARPASTGTFIAQLRDLDQVRDMLTSTTVATVADMPFFLMFLGLLWYIGGGLALVPVGALVLLLLPGLLAQRRLRILATESMRESSLRNAMLVEAVQGIEDIKALQAEERFHHQWNHYNAVAGEAQLRLRGLTNGLSVWTQSVQNGVYAAIIFVGAPMVIAGTITTGVLVATSILGSRMMAPMAQVTQLLGRLQHAKVAMGSLNQIMALPVDSADADHRIPLPAVAGDFALRSAVFTYGDPNAPPALTVASLDIGAGERIALLGRNGAGKSTLLQGLSGMLQPVAGEVLVDGLALHQVDPADVRRDIGLLTQNSRLFHGTLRENLTLGAPAASDAEIGRVLAMVGADTMVRRLREGLGHIVQEGGIGLSGGQIQTLLLARLLLRQPTVALLDEPTAAMDEGAERHFIQQLGGWSRTRTLVVATHRMRMLEIVDRIIVIDNGGVVLDGPKDQILAQMRGTRSAAA, encoded by the coding sequence GTGACCGCGCATCTGACTGCGGTGCCGTCGATCGACGGCTGGCTCGACCTGTTCGGCCGCGTTGCAGGGCATTACCGGCTGCCGGTATCGCAACAGCGCGCGCGCTTGGCGGCGCAATGGGACCTTGGCAGCGACGACGAGGCACGTATCCGTACGCTCGCGAGGGCCACCGGGCTGAGCGTGCAGTTCGCGCCCGCGGACGGCATGCGCGTGACCAGCTGGAGACTGCCGGTGATTGCCCGGCTGGCGGATGGCGAGATCGCACTGATCGAGGGTATCGACGCCGACGGCCATGCCCGTATGATCCTGCCCGGCGATCGCGGTGGCCAGACCCGTCTGCCGCTGACGCAATTGACCGACGCCGCGACGGGGTTCGTCATTCCACGTCCCTCGCGTTCGACGCCCGATGCGCGCATCGACACCTATATCCGTCCGTTTCAGGACCATTGGCTGCGCGACATCCTGATGGCGGACGCGCGATCCTACGGCCACGTCATGGTGGCATCGGTCGTCACCAACGTGCTGGGGCTCGCCGGCGTGCTCTTCTCGATGCAGGTGTACGACCGGGTCGTACCGGCCGGGTCGATCCCGACGCTGACCATCCTGTTCGTCGGCGTGCTGATCGCGATCGGATTCGACTTCCTGCTGCGCCGGTTGCGGACGAATATCGTGGACGTGCTGGGCAAGCGCGCGGACCTGCGCATATCCGACAGGGTCTTCGGCCACGCGCTGCGTGTGCGTAACCGGGCACGGCCAGCGTCAACGGGCACCTTCATCGCGCAGCTCCGCGACCTAGATCAGGTCCGCGACATGCTCACCTCGACCACTGTCGCGACGGTCGCGGACATGCCGTTCTTCCTGATGTTCCTGGGGTTGCTCTGGTACATCGGTGGCGGGCTGGCGCTGGTGCCGGTCGGGGCGCTTGTCCTGCTATTGTTACCGGGCCTTCTTGCCCAGCGCCGGTTGCGCATCCTCGCGACCGAATCGATGCGCGAATCCTCGCTGCGCAACGCGATGCTGGTCGAGGCGGTGCAGGGGATCGAGGACATCAAGGCGTTGCAGGCGGAGGAGCGCTTCCACCACCAGTGGAACCACTACAATGCCGTCGCCGGCGAGGCACAGCTGCGCCTGCGCGGCCTCACCAACGGCCTGTCCGTGTGGACGCAGAGCGTGCAGAACGGTGTCTATGCCGCGATCATCTTCGTCGGCGCACCGATGGTCATCGCCGGGACCATCACCACCGGCGTCCTCGTCGCCACGTCGATCCTGGGGTCGCGGATGATGGCGCCGATGGCGCAGGTGACGCAGCTGCTCGGCCGGTTGCAGCATGCCAAGGTGGCGATGGGCAGCCTCAACCAGATCATGGCGTTGCCGGTCGACAGCGCGGATGCCGATCACCGTATCCCGCTGCCTGCGGTAGCAGGCGACTTCGCGCTGCGATCGGCGGTCTTCACCTATGGCGATCCCAACGCCCCGCCCGCGCTCACGGTCGCCAGCCTCGATATCGGGGCGGGCGAGCGGATCGCGCTGCTGGGGCGGAACGGCGCGGGCAAATCGACGCTGCTGCAGGGGCTGTCCGGCATGCTCCAGCCGGTCGCGGGCGAGGTGTTGGTCGATGGTCTGGCGCTGCATCAGGTCGATCCCGCCGACGTTCGCCGCGACATCGGCCTGCTTACCCAGAACAGCCGCCTGTTCCACGGCACGCTGCGTGAGAACCTGACGCTGGGCGCGCCTGCCGCGTCGGACGCGGAGATCGGACGGGTGCTGGCAATGGTCGGCGCCGATACGATGGTCCGCCGCCTGCGCGAGGGGCTCGGTCATATCGTGCAGGAGGGCGGCATCGGCCTGTCGGGCGGACAGATCCAGACGCTGCTGCTCGCGCGTCTGCTGCTCCGCCAGCCGACGGTCGCGCTGCTCGACGAACCGACCGCGGCGATGGACGAGGGGGCCGAACGTCACTTCATTCAACAGCTTGGCGGATGGAGCCGGACGCGAACGCTGGTGGTCGCCACCCACCGCATGCGGATGCTGGAGATCGTCGATCGCATCATCGTCATCGACAACGGCGGCGTCGTCCTCGACGGACCCAAGGATCAGATCCTCGCGCAAATGCGCGGCACGCGGAGTGCGGCGGCATGA
- a CDS encoding TolC family protein: protein MIYPISDRIRLLGAGILLTIGTSGAAAGPTAAITLEAAAREAVAWHPSVIEAAGALAARAEDVKAARAGYLPTVSAGVGSGYDSRVSGTWRPRPQVGASQMLYDFGKVSSEVAGARAGTRIGRAEMLLAIDGLIRDTAYAVVEYQRASAQHVIAREQANRIREISDLVGKRSALGAATRSDALQAQARVEAAIANLASVEAEERRWASNLAYLLGRDAPPATVSADVPDWLMRSCAGPAPTWDMVPAVMVADAQAERAAAALRRNRADRYPTLSVGGDASTDIGSPFGNRSIYNFGLRVSGNIFGGGITKARVRSASYELEAAEAAKRRVRNETSQRLAEAQQQIDSLSQLVATLASREGNMRETGRLYRIQYLEMGTRTLVDLLNAEQELQQVRFQAVDITQNLRRLQVDCLFLSGRMRDAFHLSGTSVRGVTL, encoded by the coding sequence ATGATCTATCCAATATCTGACCGTATCAGGCTGCTTGGTGCGGGCATCCTGCTGACCATCGGAACCAGTGGCGCCGCCGCGGGTCCGACTGCCGCGATCACGCTGGAAGCCGCCGCCCGGGAAGCGGTGGCATGGCATCCGTCGGTGATCGAGGCGGCCGGTGCGCTGGCCGCACGGGCGGAAGACGTGAAGGCGGCGCGTGCCGGCTATCTGCCGACGGTCAGCGCGGGCGTCGGCAGCGGCTATGACAGCCGCGTGTCAGGGACGTGGCGACCACGGCCGCAGGTCGGCGCGTCGCAGATGCTCTACGACTTCGGCAAGGTGTCGAGCGAGGTCGCGGGCGCGCGCGCCGGCACCCGTATCGGGCGTGCCGAGATGCTGCTCGCGATCGATGGGCTGATCCGCGACACCGCCTATGCCGTCGTCGAATATCAGCGCGCATCGGCGCAGCATGTGATCGCCCGCGAACAGGCCAACCGTATCCGCGAGATCAGCGATCTGGTCGGCAAACGGTCGGCGCTGGGCGCGGCGACCCGTTCGGACGCGCTTCAGGCGCAGGCGCGGGTCGAGGCCGCCATCGCCAATCTCGCATCGGTGGAGGCGGAGGAGCGGCGCTGGGCGAGCAATCTTGCCTATCTGCTCGGCCGCGACGCGCCGCCGGCGACGGTGTCGGCGGACGTGCCGGACTGGCTGATGCGCAGCTGCGCCGGACCTGCGCCCACGTGGGACATGGTACCCGCCGTCATGGTCGCCGACGCACAGGCGGAACGTGCCGCCGCCGCGTTGCGGCGCAACCGCGCCGACCGCTATCCGACGCTGTCGGTGGGTGGTGATGCGTCCACCGATATCGGGTCGCCGTTCGGCAACCGAAGCATCTACAATTTCGGGCTGCGCGTCAGCGGCAACATCTTCGGTGGCGGCATCACCAAAGCAAGGGTGCGCAGCGCATCCTACGAGCTGGAAGCGGCGGAAGCGGCGAAGCGGCGCGTCCGCAACGAGACCAGCCAACGCCTCGCTGAGGCGCAGCAGCAGATCGACAGCCTGTCGCAACTCGTCGCCACGCTGGCGTCGCGCGAGGGCAACATGCGCGAGACCGGGCGCCTGTATCGCATCCAGTATCTGGAGATGGGTACGCGGACGCTGGTCGATTTGCTCAACGCCGAACAGGAATTGCAGCAGGTCCGTTTTCAGGCGGTCGACATCACGCAGAATTTGCGTCGGTTGCAGGTCGACTGCCTGTTCCTGTCGGGGCGGATGCGCGATGCCTTCCACCTGTCCGGCACGTCGGTGCGTGGGGTGACGTTGTGA
- a CDS encoding HlyD family type I secretion periplasmic adaptor subunit produces the protein MTGIAIDDDHLFGGEGEARLVHATRLVWILAALFAAALLWAWFADLDEVATGEARVVPTSREQVIQSLEGGILTKLTVRQDDIVTPGQLLAQLDPTQAGSTVEESAAKYRAALASAARLRAEANGTPLSFPAELDRFPDLKAAESRLYAARRSSLQSSIGLIDQSLALIGREVTIGQRLIAVGAASSVEVLRLQRQRADLELKKADLRSQYMVEARQDLAKVTEEVDSLAPVVRGRSDTLSRLTLRSPVRGVVKNIEVSTIGGVVPPNGKLMEIVPLDERLLIEARIQPRDIAFIRPGQSASVKVTAYDYSIYGGLDGTVASISPDTIRDEVKPDVLYYRVFVRTKADSLVNKAGKRFAITPGMVATVDIHTGSKTVLQYLLKPLNRAKEALRER, from the coding sequence ATGACCGGCATCGCGATCGACGACGACCATCTGTTCGGCGGAGAGGGGGAGGCTCGCCTCGTCCATGCGACGCGGTTGGTCTGGATCCTGGCCGCGCTGTTCGCCGCCGCGCTTCTGTGGGCCTGGTTCGCGGACCTGGACGAGGTGGCGACCGGAGAGGCGCGCGTGGTCCCGACCAGCCGCGAGCAGGTGATCCAGTCGCTGGAGGGCGGCATCCTCACCAAATTGACCGTGCGGCAGGACGACATCGTCACGCCCGGACAGTTGCTCGCCCAGCTCGACCCGACGCAGGCGGGATCGACGGTTGAGGAAAGCGCCGCCAAATATCGCGCCGCCCTCGCCAGTGCAGCGCGCCTGCGGGCGGAGGCGAACGGCACACCGCTGTCCTTTCCCGCCGAACTCGACCGCTTTCCCGATCTGAAAGCGGCGGAAAGTCGCCTCTACGCGGCGCGTCGAAGCAGCCTGCAATCCTCGATCGGGCTGATCGACCAGAGCCTTGCGCTGATCGGGCGAGAGGTGACGATCGGCCAGCGCCTGATCGCGGTCGGTGCGGCGAGCAGCGTCGAGGTGCTGCGCCTGCAACGCCAGCGGGCCGATCTTGAACTCAAGAAGGCGGACCTCCGCTCGCAATATATGGTCGAGGCGCGGCAGGACCTCGCCAAGGTCACCGAAGAGGTCGACAGCCTCGCTCCCGTCGTCCGCGGCCGGTCCGACACGCTGTCGCGCCTCACGCTGCGCTCGCCAGTGCGCGGTGTCGTCAAGAATATCGAGGTGTCGACGATCGGCGGCGTCGTGCCGCCCAACGGCAAGCTGATGGAGATCGTGCCGCTCGACGAACGCCTGCTGATCGAGGCGCGCATCCAGCCGCGCGACATCGCCTTCATCCGTCCGGGCCAGTCGGCGAGCGTCAAGGTGACCGCTTACGACTATTCAATCTACGGCGGCCTCGACGGCACCGTCGCCAGCATCTCGCCCGATACGATCCGCGACGAGGTGAAACCCGACGTGTTGTACTATCGCGTGTTCGTCCGGACGAAGGCGGACAGCCTGGTCAACAAGGCCGGAAAGCGGTTCGCGATCACGCCCGGCATGGTCGCGACGGTCGACATCCACACCGGCAGCAAGACCGTGCTGCAATATCTGCTGAAGCCGCTCAACCGGGCAAAGGAGGCCCTGCGCGAACGATGA